One genomic region from Bubalus bubalis isolate 160015118507 breed Murrah chromosome 12, NDDB_SH_1, whole genome shotgun sequence encodes:
- the LOC102406615 gene encoding beta-lactoglobulin isoform X1 has product MKCLLLALGLALACGAQAIIVTQTMKGLDIQKVAGTWYSLAMAASDISLLDAQSAPLRVYVEELKPTPEGDLEILLQKWENGECAQKKIIAEKTKIPAVFKIDALNENKVLVLDTDYKKYLLFCMENSAEPEQSLACQCLVRTPEVDDEALEKFDKALKALPMHIRLSFNPTQLEEQCHV; this is encoded by the exons ATGAAGTGCCTCCTGCTTGCCCTGGGCCTGGCCCTTGCCTGTGGCGCCCAGGCCATCATCGTCACCCAGACCATGAAGGGCCTGGACATCCAGAAG GTGGCGGGGACTTGGTACTCCTTGGCCATGGCGGCCAGCGACATCTCCCTGCTGGACGCCCAGAGTGCCCCCCTGAGAGTGTATGTGGAGGAGCTGAAGCCCACCCCTGAGGGCGACCTGGAGATCCTGCTGCAGAAATG GGAGAATGGTGAGTGTGCTCAGAAGAAGATCATTGCAGAAAAAACCAAGATCCCTGCCGTGTTCAAGATCGACG CCTTGAACGAGAACAAAGTCCTTGTGCTGGACACCGACTACAAAAAGTACCTGCTCTTCTGCATGGAGAACAGTGCTGAGCCCGAGCAAAGCCTGGCCTGCCAGTGCCTGG TCAGGACCCCGGAGGTGGACGACGAGGCCCTGGAGAAATTTGACAAAGCCCTCAAGGCCCTGCCTATGCACATCCGGCTCTCCTTCAACCCGACCCAGCTGGAGG agcAGTGCCACGTCTAG
- the GLT6D1 gene encoding putative glycosyltransferase 6 domain-containing protein 1 codes for MNCKRKMLLLILGLSLLLLFDHYSRKNQEEELQLSDWFNPRRRPDVITTTSWLAPVVWEGTFSRKALEKHYRRQNFTTGLAVFATGRLADPYLELFLNSANKYFLTGYRVIFYIMMDTFIKLPQIKWEPLRQFKVFIVTESRWWDNDLVRMKSLAKHIIWDIQGEVDFLFSMTVTQIFQNNVGVEVLGELVAQLHGWWYFQDRASFPYERRPKSAAYIPSGQGDFYYDGAFVGGTPLEVLNLAEEYLNGVIHDLGLRLNSSYEKHLNKYFFLRKPAKLLSPEYNWDTDFYPPPQVQYIKVAQQSKRRH; via the exons GAAAAATCAAGAAGAAGAACTTCAGCTCTCAGACTGGTTCAACCCCAG AAGACGCCCCGATGTGATCACGACCACGAGCTGGCTTGCTCCTGTTGTCTGGGAAGGCACTTTCAGCAGAAAGGCGCTGGAAAAACACTACAGAAGGCAGAATTTCACAACAGGCTTGGCCGTCTTTGCTACTGGCAG GCTTGCAGATCCGTACCTGGAGCTGTTCTTGAACTCGGCAAATAAGTACTTCCTGACCGGCTACAGAGTGATCTTCTACATTATGATGGACACCTTCATCAAGCTGCCCCAGATCAAGTGGGAGCCCCTCCGACAGTTCAAAGTGTTCATCGTCACTGAGAGCAGATGGTGGGACAACGACCTCGTGCGCATGAAGAGCTTGGCCAAGCACATTATCTGGGACATCCAGGGCGAGGTCGACTTCCTTTTCAGCATGACCGTCACCCAGATCTTCCAGAACAATGTGGGCGTGGAGGTCCTGGGCGAGTTGGTGGCTCAGCTCCATGGCTGGTGGTACTTCCAGGACCGTGCGAGTTTCCCCTACGAGAGGAGGCCCAAGTCGGCAGCTTACATCCCGTCTGGCCAGGGTGATTTCTACTACGATGGTGCATTCGTGGGCGGCACACCCCTGGAGGTCCTGAACCTCGCGGAAGAGTACCTGAATGGCGTCATCCACGACCTCGGACTCAGGTTGAACAGCTCCTACGAAAAACACCTCAACAAATACTTTTTCCTCCGGAAGCCCGCCAAGCTCTTATCCCCAGAGTACAACTGGGACACCGACTTCTACCCGCCGCCCCAGGTACAGTACATCAAGGTGGCCCAGCAGTCCAAAAGGAGACACTGA